In one window of Tellurirhabdus rosea DNA:
- a CDS encoding sensor histidine kinase, whose translation MTTVSANIAPALPRLRRQARWQCLLVFPWFVPMVGYWVVGPAYVGDLRTFSGVTLFNLALALLALVLVDLLIQGVIRCYPGLDQTRSRVSRMLIITTFVTTLFCIGCVSLYSTFHWFGAVYTDAALAKVLLLNLGANFFSVGIDETYYSLTKWRENAMERERLQQENLQSQYESLKNQVNPHFLFNSLNSLSSLIADDPEQAEIFVDEMANVYRYLLQTNRPPDGGDEGSEDCQLTTLRAELHFIDSYFHLLKTRYRTGINLLTDIPTTSLNHRLPPLTLQMLVENAVKHNVILASRPLMISISVSPVDGRLRVKNNLQPKTGAADRRLEAPGQVGLTNIAAKYRLLSQKEPVISKDDGFFSVTLPLIPPVRL comes from the coding sequence TGTGCCGATGGTTGGCTACTGGGTCGTGGGGCCCGCCTATGTCGGCGATCTGCGCACGTTTTCGGGCGTCACCCTGTTCAATCTCGCGCTGGCGCTCCTGGCGCTGGTGCTGGTGGACCTGCTCATCCAGGGCGTCATCCGGTGTTATCCGGGCCTCGACCAGACCCGCTCCCGGGTGTCCCGCATGCTGATCATCACCACGTTCGTCACGACGCTATTCTGCATCGGGTGCGTGAGCCTGTACAGCACGTTTCACTGGTTCGGAGCAGTTTACACCGATGCGGCTCTGGCCAAAGTCCTGCTGCTGAATCTGGGAGCCAACTTTTTCTCGGTCGGAATCGATGAAACCTATTATTCACTGACGAAGTGGCGGGAGAACGCCATGGAGCGCGAACGGCTTCAGCAGGAAAATCTGCAAAGCCAGTACGAAAGTCTCAAAAACCAAGTCAATCCGCATTTTCTATTCAACAGCCTTAACTCGCTCTCGTCCCTGATTGCCGACGACCCCGAACAGGCGGAGATTTTTGTGGACGAGATGGCCAATGTGTACCGCTACCTCCTGCAGACCAACCGCCCGCCCGACGGCGGAGACGAAGGCAGCGAGGACTGCCAGCTGACCACGCTCCGGGCCGAACTCCACTTTATCGATTCGTATTTTCACTTGCTGAAAACCCGTTACCGGACCGGCATCAATCTGTTGACGGACATTCCGACCACGTCGCTGAACCACCGCCTCCCGCCCCTGACGCTGCAAATGCTGGTGGAGAACGCCGTGAAACACAACGTCATTCTGGCCAGCCGGCCGCTGATGATCAGCATCAGCGTCTCTCCGGTGGACGGGCGGCTCCGGGTCAAAAACAATCTTCAGCCCAAGACCGGCGCAGCCGACCGTCGACTGGAAGCCCCCGGCCAGGTCGGCCTGACCAACATTGCCGCCAAGTACCGGCTGCTCTCCCAAAAGGAACCGGTCATTTCGAAAGATGATGGCTTTTTCAGTGTAACTTTACCCCTTATCCCTCCCGTGAGATTATGA
- a CDS encoding LytR/AlgR family response regulator transcription factor, whose product MNVLIVEDEELAVRKLQKLVAEVDNSLDVVGVTASIEDTVDWLESNRASNRPAPDLIFMDIELADGQSFEIFERTEVNSGVIFTTSYDEYALQAFKVNSIDYLLKPILKEDLQRSLKKFRDLRGTKPAGTTALPNLDKLLQELQRQQAPKDYRQRFLVRQGQRLLSVEVGEIAYFYTEDGFSFFKTWQNQKFLVDYTLDELADALNPTNFFRINRGLILTHRAVEQMQPYFGNRLSLTLKPVFDKEALVSREKVSDFKKWMGR is encoded by the coding sequence ATGAACGTACTGATTGTTGAAGACGAAGAACTGGCCGTCCGGAAGCTGCAGAAACTGGTGGCCGAAGTTGATAATTCCCTGGACGTGGTCGGCGTAACCGCCAGTATCGAAGATACCGTGGACTGGCTGGAGTCCAACCGGGCCTCCAACCGCCCCGCCCCGGACCTGATCTTTATGGACATTGAACTCGCCGACGGGCAGAGCTTCGAAATCTTCGAGCGCACCGAAGTCAACAGCGGCGTCATTTTTACGACTTCCTACGACGAGTACGCCCTCCAGGCTTTTAAGGTGAACAGCATCGATTACCTGCTGAAACCGATTCTGAAAGAAGATTTGCAGCGGAGTCTGAAGAAATTCCGGGACCTCCGGGGCACCAAACCGGCCGGAACGACCGCCCTGCCCAACCTCGACAAACTCCTGCAGGAACTGCAACGCCAGCAGGCACCGAAGGACTACCGCCAGCGGTTTCTGGTCCGTCAGGGGCAACGGCTGCTGTCAGTGGAAGTGGGTGAGATTGCCTATTTCTACACCGAAGACGGGTTCAGTTTTTTCAAAACCTGGCAGAATCAGAAGTTCCTGGTCGATTATACGCTCGACGAACTGGCCGACGCCCTCAATCCGACCAATTTCTTCCGCATCAACCGCGGCCTCATCCTGACCCACCGGGCCGTGGAGCAGATGCAGCCTTATTTCGGCAACCGCCTGTCGCTGACGCTGAAACCCGTTTTTGACAAGGAGGCGCTGGTCAGCCGGGAAAAAGTGAGTGATTTTAAAAAATGGATGGGACGCTGA
- a CDS encoding ABC transporter ATP-binding protein — MNQETKSGQIFDWITLRRLFSFLKPYRFQFVSLVAVILVSATLAPLLPLLIRYTIDNKIASGDYNGLTLMMLAMVGVLVVQAVVQFLNTYLSGWLGQHVIRDIRVQLYAKVLQLRLKFFDNTPIGRLVTRTISDIETLADVFTEGMAAIAGDLLQLILIIGVMFYTDWRLSAISLSMIPLMLLSTYIFKEKIKDSFNEVRVAVANLNSFVQEHITGMNIVQIFGSEKIESVKFREINQQHRKANIRSILYYSVYFPVADILSAAATGLVVWYGAREILNQEVTFGTVTAFIMFINLFFRPIRMLADRFNTLQMGIVSTDRILKLLDSDEFIPNTGTYVPERLKGDVEFRNVWFAYNEEDYVLKDISFSVKEGETVAFVGATGAGKSSIINLLSRFYEINKGQIFIDGHEVHEFELGALRRNIGVVLQDVFLFSDTIENNITLGDKRISRETIVEAAKLVGVHDFIERLPGGYEYNVQERGSTLSVGQRQLISFVRAMVHNPRIIVLDEATSSVDTETEEMIQEAIRKLMKGRTAIVIAHRLSTIREASNIIVVDKGRIMEQGTHESLLQHEGFYANLYRMQYKEVIS, encoded by the coding sequence GTGAATCAGGAAACCAAAAGCGGGCAGATATTCGACTGGATTACCCTCCGGCGACTTTTTTCGTTTCTCAAACCCTATCGTTTTCAGTTCGTTAGCCTCGTTGCGGTCATCCTCGTCAGTGCCACGCTGGCCCCGCTGCTGCCGCTGCTGATTCGTTACACCATCGACAACAAAATTGCCTCCGGCGACTATAACGGCCTGACCCTCATGATGCTGGCTATGGTCGGGGTGCTGGTCGTGCAGGCCGTCGTTCAGTTCCTGAATACTTATTTATCGGGCTGGCTGGGGCAGCACGTGATTCGCGACATCCGGGTTCAGCTCTACGCCAAGGTCCTACAACTCCGGCTCAAATTTTTCGACAATACCCCCATCGGGCGACTGGTCACCCGCACTATTTCGGACATTGAAACCCTGGCCGACGTCTTTACGGAAGGCATGGCGGCCATCGCCGGGGATTTGCTGCAGCTGATTCTTATCATCGGCGTGATGTTTTATACCGACTGGCGGCTTTCGGCCATCAGCCTGTCCATGATTCCGCTGATGCTGCTGAGCACGTATATTTTTAAGGAAAAAATCAAGGATTCGTTCAACGAGGTGCGCGTGGCCGTGGCGAACCTCAACTCGTTTGTGCAGGAACACATCACCGGCATGAACATCGTGCAGATTTTCGGCAGCGAGAAGATTGAGTCGGTCAAGTTCCGCGAAATTAACCAGCAGCACCGGAAAGCCAACATCCGGTCCATTCTGTACTACTCGGTTTATTTCCCGGTGGCCGATATTCTGTCGGCGGCGGCCACGGGCCTGGTCGTCTGGTACGGCGCCCGCGAAATTCTGAACCAGGAAGTGACGTTCGGGACCGTAACGGCCTTCATCATGTTCATCAACCTCTTTTTCCGGCCGATCCGGATGCTCGCCGACCGCTTCAACACCCTCCAGATGGGCATTGTCAGCACCGACCGCATTCTTAAACTGCTCGACAGCGACGAATTTATTCCCAACACGGGCACCTACGTACCGGAGCGGCTGAAAGGCGATGTGGAGTTCAGAAACGTCTGGTTTGCCTACAACGAGGAAGATTACGTCCTGAAAGACATTTCGTTTTCGGTGAAGGAAGGCGAAACGGTCGCATTTGTCGGGGCGACGGGCGCGGGCAAATCGTCCATCATCAATCTGCTGAGCCGCTTTTACGAAATCAACAAGGGGCAGATTTTCATCGACGGCCACGAAGTCCACGAGTTCGAGCTGGGCGCGTTGCGCCGCAACATTGGGGTGGTGTTGCAGGACGTTTTTCTGTTTTCGGACACCATCGAAAACAACATTACGCTGGGCGACAAGCGCATCAGCCGGGAAACCATCGTTGAAGCCGCCAAACTGGTCGGCGTGCACGACTTCATCGAACGGCTGCCGGGCGGCTACGAGTACAATGTGCAGGAACGGGGCTCCACGCTGTCGGTCGGGCAGCGGCAGCTGATTTCGTTCGTGCGGGCGATGGTGCATAACCCGCGCATCATCGTGCTCGACGAAGCCACCTCGTCGGTCGATACCGAAACGGAGGAAATGATCCAGGAGGCCATCCGGAAACTGATGAAGGGCCGCACGGCCATTGTCATCGCCCACCGTCTCAGCACCATCCGCGAAGCCAGCAACATCATCGTTGTGGACAAGGGCCGCATCATGGAACAGGGCACCCACGAGAGCCTGCTCCAGCACGAAGGCTTCTACGCCAACCTGTACCGGATGCAGTACAAGGAAGTCATCAGCTAA
- a CDS encoding DUF4126 domain-containing protein, with product MEWIISLCLGVALSACAGFRVFVPLLVACLAQRIGWMDTSPGFEWMSTFPALMLFATATILEIGAYYIPWLDNALDTIATPLAFAAGTVLTTSVVDVDVPALKWGLGLIAGGGAAGLIQAGTSMLRLGSSTTTGGLGNPVVSTTENLLSFGLSFMAILVPLLTAVLVIALLAFVGWVIATRGMKFVRKINGSPRTPSAS from the coding sequence ATGGAATGGATTATAAGCTTGTGTCTGGGAGTGGCCCTGAGTGCCTGTGCCGGTTTTCGGGTTTTTGTGCCGCTTCTGGTGGCTTGTCTGGCGCAGCGCATCGGCTGGATGGACACCTCGCCGGGTTTTGAATGGATGAGCACCTTTCCGGCCCTGATGCTTTTCGCCACCGCCACCATCCTCGAAATCGGTGCCTATTACATTCCCTGGTTGGACAACGCCCTCGACACCATCGCCACGCCGCTCGCCTTCGCCGCCGGAACGGTGCTGACGACCTCGGTGGTGGACGTGGACGTTCCAGCGCTCAAATGGGGCCTCGGCCTCATTGCGGGCGGCGGCGCGGCCGGACTCATCCAGGCGGGAACCAGCATGCTGCGGCTCGGCTCGTCCACCACGACGGGCGGACTGGGCAATCCGGTCGTGTCTACCACGGAAAACCTGCTTTCGTTCGGGCTGTCGTTCATGGCGATCCTGGTCCCTCTGCTGACGGCGGTGCTGGTGATCGCGCTGCTGGCGTTTGTCGGCTGGGTGATTGCGACGCGGGGGATGAAGTTTGTGCGAAAGATCAACGGTTCGCCGCGAACTCCCTCGGCTTCGTGA
- a CDS encoding polysaccharide deacetylase family protein, translating to MTRTFSPLALALLATMAVACTSESKTTEKTTGESPISAPVKAAAAVTTPPGPAADPTKIDASRIADAATILSRKQVPILCYHQIRPWRASDSKSAKDYIIPTDAFQQQLKMLADSGYHSITPDQLYAYLATGAALPEKPIMFTFDDGTLEHYEIAAKELEKHGFRGTFFIMTVAIGRRGKQPYVDKAQIKELADKGHTIGCHTWDHHNVKKYEAKDWVEQIEEPTKKLEEITGKPVRHFAYPFGLWNHEATVELKKRGYLTAYQLSEKKRDEENPMLSVRRLIASGYWSQKTLYNNLRGSFK from the coding sequence ATGACCCGTACGTTTTCCCCCCTTGCGCTTGCGCTTCTGGCGACAATGGCTGTCGCCTGCACTTCGGAATCTAAAACCACCGAAAAAACCACTGGAGAGTCTCCCATTTCCGCCCCCGTGAAAGCGGCCGCGGCGGTCACGACGCCCCCCGGCCCGGCGGCAGACCCCACCAAAATCGACGCTTCACGGATTGCCGATGCCGCCACGATTCTGAGCCGGAAACAGGTGCCCATCCTGTGCTACCACCAGATTCGTCCGTGGCGGGCCAGCGATTCGAAGTCGGCCAAAGACTACATCATCCCGACCGATGCGTTCCAGCAGCAGCTGAAGATGCTGGCCGACAGCGGCTACCACTCCATCACGCCCGACCAGTTGTACGCCTATCTGGCAACCGGCGCGGCCCTGCCCGAAAAGCCGATCATGTTCACTTTTGACGACGGCACGCTGGAACACTACGAAATTGCCGCCAAAGAACTCGAAAAGCACGGCTTTCGCGGTACCTTTTTCATCATGACGGTCGCCATCGGACGCCGGGGCAAACAGCCGTATGTCGACAAAGCCCAGATCAAGGAGCTGGCCGACAAGGGACATACCATCGGCTGCCACACCTGGGACCACCACAACGTGAAAAAGTACGAGGCCAAAGACTGGGTGGAACAGATCGAAGAACCCACCAAAAAACTGGAAGAAATTACCGGCAAGCCGGTGCGGCATTTCGCCTACCCGTTTGGCCTCTGGAACCACGAAGCAACAGTCGAACTGAAAAAACGCGGCTACCTGACGGCCTATCAGCTTTCGGAGAAAAAACGGGATGAAGAAAACCCCATGCTCAGCGTCCGACGCCTCATCGCCAGCGGGTACTGGAGCCAGAAAACGCTGTATAATAATTTGAGGGGGAGTTTTAAGTAA